Genomic DNA from Leptospiraceae bacterium:
GAGCCGAATTAGGGAAAGCGGCTAAGAAGTATTAACCGGAATAAATCCGAAGAAAAAATCTCAAAAAGTCTATTGCGGTTAGAAATGAGTTGGACGAAACCGCGTTGTAATGAGACTTTATGCGGGACTATGGGGATTCAAAGTGACTAGGGAGGTCGGACTTGTTTTTGGATGAGGCTAATGGATACGAAAGAGCCAATTTTACATACGCTACATAGGAGAATCTTTTTGATCATGGACGCAAGAATATCTTTCCATTCTTCCGGTGTAGACTTCTGATTTAAAGAACGATTTAGTTTTTTAAGAAGTGACTTGCATAATTCGAGAGAGTCTTTGCGAGATCGGTTTGCGATGATTCCGTAATGTCTGATTTTAACGAACCCTAATGGTAGGATATGCATAAGAAAGCGCCGAATAAACTCTACACATGGTAGAGTCATTGTTTTGAGTTTGTCATTATCCGCATAATCTTTGTATCTGAATGTTACGGTATTTTTTGTGATTTCTAATATTCTCTGGTTACTGATTGCTATCCTGTGTGTATAACGTCCGAGGTATTTAATTACGGAGTCAGGATTTTCGAAAGGTTGTTCTGTATATACGATCCATTTTTTAGAATAGAGGTTTGTTAAAAATCTTTGAAAATGAGACGGGTCATTTAATTCTTCACAACTTTTGGGAATAGTAAGATAACTTCCATGATAGTATTTTTTTAAATGAAATAAAAATAATCTCTGAAATAGTTTTGATAGAACGGGAATCGGCAGAAAGAATTTATCTCTTGAATCGATCCATTTGCCTTTATCCGCAGAAATTCCGCCTCCTGTGATTAGAACATGAATATGTGGATGATAGGATAAAGTCTGTCCCCATGTATGCAGTATAGATAGAAAACCAGGAATACAATTTAGATACTTTTTATTTTTACTTACCTTTCTTAAAGTATCCGAGACAGTTTTAAATAAAAGAGAATAGAATATCTTTTTGTTATTTAATATGAGTGAGTTTAATTCACTGGGAAGAGTAAATACAACATGAAAATATTTCACAGGTAAAATATTCTTATTCTCTTTAACTAACCATTTCTCTTTTCTTAAAAACTGACATTTGGGACAATGCCTATTACGACAGGAATTGTAGGAATTCTTTTCGAATCCACAGTGACTACATTTATCTACGTGACCACCTAGCGTCTCTGTTCTGCAATTCCTGATCGCATAATACGCTTTTACCTCGTTTCGAGTTAAGGAATTTCCATAGACAGAAAAGAATTCTTTTTCATTTTTTCGAAAAACTTCAGCTACTTCCAGTATCCTCTTTCTGACCAACATCTCTTCTTGTTGTGATGTTTCCATTTGCCAGACCTCCCGTCTGTAAAGGATTGGTTAAAATATTGTAATCGTATGTATCTAAGGGACTCTTAATATTCATTAAATCGTATCGTCTGACATGTAAATAAATATATGTAGCCTGAGGAGAAAAATGTCCGAGTAGAAGTTGAATATGATGCATATTAACCCCTGCTTCAAGAAGATGTGTTGCAAAAGAGTGTCTTAGAGTATGGACAGAGGCATTCTTTGTTATCCCCGCTTTAAAAGAGCATCCTTAAATGCACGCTGTATTGAACGAACAGAAAAGCATTTCATCTTGTTTTTATCTCTTGCGTAAAATAGGTAATCGACAGGCTTATATTCTTGTATGTAATCTCGTAACAATTTCAAAGTAGTGGGAGACAATAGCGCATAACGATCTGTTCCACCTTTTCCATCTTTGACAAATATCTGCATTCTGTCTGGGTCTATTTGATTGACCTTTAACTTAGCTGCTTCACTGACTCGAAGTCCTGCTGAATAGATGAGAGTGAGTATAGTCTTGTGCTTTATATTCCAGGTTAAATTCAAAATAGCCTCCACTTCTGATTTACTTAACACAACCGGTTTACTCTTGGGACGTTTGTATTTAGCAATATCTTTCACAACCCATTCTGCATTAATCACATAGATGTAAAAAATCGTATCGCACTATGGACAACATTCAATGTATTAGCGGATAATTGTTTATTAACTCTTAAATGGTAAAGATAATTCTTTACTTCTTCTCGATTTATTTTATCTGGAGATTTTTTGTAATACTTTGCCAGATAATTTACATACGAAACGTAACTCTTTATCGTTTTTTCGCTCATGGTCTTGAGCTTTAATTCTCGAATCATTTTCTCTCTCAGCAGGCTCATGGAATTCCTCCAAATTGTATTTGAGCCATGTATCTTATTTTTGATTATAAGTACCAGAAATATATTTTGATAAGGTATAATCCTAAATTAATTTTCTTTACATTCTTCCGTATCGTGGTTGCATTATATTTATCTCGACAACTACCGCAACGCGGTTTTGTTCAACTGCGAGTATCCACTGCGGAGGTGAACTAGGTTCGGATGCTGTTCACCTCCTTGCTCCGAGTCTGCTAATTGTTGTAGAAGATTTTTTAGTTCTAAGAAGACTATGCAAAAAATACGCCTTCGCTCCAGTCACGGAAAATTGCAAACGAAAGCAATTTCCGCGCCTTACGCTCAGTCATATTTTGTTGCTTGTTTTTGTAGACTCGGAGACATTGAGAAAATGGAAAGAAAAATGCTTGGGGCATTTTCTTCCCATTTTCTCAACGTCGGATACTCTTAACGTTATGCGGCATTTTAACCTCGTACACGGTGTATTAGAAACTACCTCAGGATTATTTCATTTAGATTTTTTGGACATCAATGTCTTAAGAATGCATTATTGGGATAAATGTAAGATATTTAATCGAGTAAAGCAAATTTCTTGTGAGGTCGTTAAATAATGGCTTCCTCATTTGATTTA
This window encodes:
- a CDS encoding IS91 family transposase — its product is METSQQEEMLVRKRILEVAEVFRKNEKEFFSVYGNSLTRNEVKAYYAIRNCRTETLGGHVDKCSHCGFEKNSYNSCRNRHCPKCQFLRKEKWLVKENKNILPVKYFHVVFTLPSELNSLILNNKKIFYSLLFKTVSDTLRKVSKNKKYLNCIPGFLSILHTWGQTLSYHPHIHVLITGGGISADKGKWIDSRDKFFLPIPVLSKLFQRLFLFHLKKYYHGSYLTIPKSCEELNDPSHFQRFLTNLYSKKWIVYTEQPFENPDSVIKYLGRYTHRIAISNQRILEITKNTVTFRYKDYADNDKLKTMTLPCVEFIRRFLMHILPLGFVKIRHYGIIANRSRKDSLELCKSLLKKLNRSLNQKSTPEEWKDILASMIKKILLCSVCKIGSFVSISLIQKQVRPP
- a CDS encoding tyrosine-type recombinase/integrase; its protein translation is MINAEWVVKDIAKYKRPKSKPVVLSKSEVEAILNLTWNIKHKTILTLIYSAGLRVSEAAKLKVNQIDPDRMQIFVKDGKGGTDRYALLSPTTLKLLRDYIQEYKPVDYLFYARDKNKMKCFSVRSIQRAFKDALLKRG
- a CDS encoding phage integrase N-terminal SAM-like domain-containing protein, with the translated sequence MSLLREKMIRELKLKTMSEKTIKSYVSYVNYLAKYYKKSPDKINREEVKNYLYHLRVNKQLSANTLNVVHSAIRFFTSM
- a CDS encoding tyrosine-type recombinase/integrase gives rise to the protein MTKNASVHTLRHSFATHLLEAGVNMHHIQLLLGHFSPQATYIYLHVRRYDLMNIKSPLDTYDYNILTNPLQTGGLANGNITTRRDVGQKEDTGSS